GTCGCGGGCAGTGGTGAAACGGGCGCCGGCGGCCTCAGCCCGACCGGCGGATGCGGTGGAGCCATTTCGGGCCGTGCGCAAATTTTTAAGGACTTCCTGCAGATGGACGAGAATTTCCTGCAACAGCACGCGCGTCCGGGTGAGCTGCACTTCCAGGGCCTGCCAGTCGGCCACGCCGCTCCCGGCTTTGGCCCCATAGCCGCTTTGCCCCTGGGCGTGCCTAGGCATGAACGCCTTCCCCCGCGCCCCGGGCAGGATCGGGAGTCTTTTCGCCGGCAGGGCCAAAACCCCTGCAACGCGCTGGTATTGCAGATTTTTCTCGTAACAAAACAGCACCTTCCCTTACTATTCCTACGCAATACGCACCGCTGTGGCAAGGCGTATTTCCGGCTGCAAAAGCCTGTACAGGCCCCTAGTGACAGAGCTGGAGGTTTTGATGTAGTGTGCGGCGCGATACGTTGATTCGTTGACACGCCCGCCATACCCGGCAGGCAACCCGAGGACGCCCATGAAACCGACCGATGCTGAAGTTGCCAAGCCCTTTGTCGATGCCACCAGGCATGTCCTGACCATGATGGCCCAGCTGGATCCCAAACCGGGCAAACCGTACGTCAAAAAAGCGTCAGCCGCTGCTGGCGACGTTTCCGCCGTCGTTGGCCTGACGGGCGACCGCAACGGCAGCATCTCCATCAGCTTCTCCAAGAAATGTGCCATTGCCGTCGTCAAGAACATGCTCGGCGACGATATTGCCGATATCATCCAGGATGCCAAAGACGCCGTCGGTGAAATCACCAACATGATTTCCGGCCAGGCCCGGGCAGGCCTCAGCCAGCTTGGCCTCAATCTGTCCTCGTCCACGCCCACGGTCATTTTCGGCGACAATCACACCATCAGCCACATCACCTCCGGCCCTGTGGTGGCCATCCCGTTTTCCACCGAGTATGGGGATTTCACTCTGGAGTTCTGCTTCGAGTGATCCGCCGCGCCGCCAGCCGATCCCGGGGCATGCGACCGCCCGGGACCGCGCCAGGGATCGCCGCCATGGCACCAACACGCCTTGCGGATTGCGACCGCTTCCCCCCCCGGCCCCGCGCCCGTCGCTTCCGGCCAGCCTGTAACGGCCTGCTGCTGGCCGCCCTGGTCCTGTCGATCCTGTGCCTCGACGGCCTGTCTCTGGCCGGCGCCCAGCCCCCGACGACCGACAGGCCCGACCTCCGGACGGTTGCGGCGGTCCCGGCAGCAGCCACGGCCGGACCAGCCGGCCTGCCCGCTGCCCAGGCGATCTCCCAGCCGGCCGCAACGCCGGCTGCCCCGGAACCCGTTGCCGCAGCCGCAGCCCAACAATTGCCGGCCCGGCTGGAACCCGCCCTGTTCCGTCTGCCCAAGGGCGACCCCTCGGGCCAGATCCTGGCGGTGGTGACCCTGGTTTCCGCCCCGGGCTGGCACGCCTATGCCGTGGGTCCGGCCGAGTCCGGCCAATCGGCCCGGGCCAACCTGACCGCCGGCGACATCCAGGCCCCGGCCCTGTTTCCTCCGGGCATCCCCACCCCGGACCCGCTGGAGCCTGAAAAAACCGTCCTGATTTACGAAGGCCGCACCCCCATTTTCGTGCCGCTCTCCGACCAGGCCCGCAGCGCCCCGGTCCTTAGCGGCGAAATCCGGGTGTTTTCCTGTTCCGACACCAGCTGCTGGCCCTCGACCCTGGCCGTGTCGCTGCCCCTGGCTGAGCTGGCCGTCGTCGATCTGCCCCAGGCCGAAACCCAGCCCTGGTGGCCGCTTTTCCTGGCCCTGCGAAACGCGGCCCTGGCCTCGCCCCTGACCGCCTGTCCCGATCCGTCCCTGCCGGCCTCCCTGCTCCACCCTCCGGTTGCGGCCGTGCCCGCGACCCCGGCCGCTGCATCGCCCGCGCAGCCGGCCACCCCCAGCCTGACCCCGCGCTCGTTTACCCCGGCCCTGGAGGTTTCCGGGCTGCTCAAGGCCGCCATGCTGGCCTTTGCCGCCGGATTCATCCTCAATTTCATGCCCTGCGTGCTGCCGGTGGTGAGCCTCAAGCTCTCGGGCTTGCTGGCCATCAGTGGCGAGGAGGGCAAGCTCGAGCGCCGGCGCATCCTGCGTGAGCATAATTTCTTTTTTGCCCTGGGCATCGTGGTCTATTTTCTGCTTTTAAGCCTCATCCTCGGGGCGTTCGGTCTGGCCTGGGGCGAGATGTTCCAGTCGCCAGGGCTGGCCATTGTGGTGGCTGTGGTGCTTTTTGCCCTGTCGCTGAGTCTTTTTGGCGTCTTCCACCTGCCGGTGGTGGATCTGAAGATCTCTTCCGGCACCCGGGGGCACACCCGGCGCGGCGCTTTCTTGACCGGAGCCCTGACCACTTTGCTGGCCACCCCGTGCAGCGGACCGTTTCTGGGCGGGGTGCTGGCCTGGACCCTGCTGCAACCCCAGCACGTCATCATGACGGTCTTCACCGCCATCGGCCTGGGTATGGCCTCGCCTTACGCCGTCCTGGCCATCTGGCCGCGGCTGGTGCGGCTTTTGCCCCGCCCCGGCGCCTGGATGCAGAGCCTGGAGCGGGCTATGGCCTTTGTGCTGGCGGCCACCTGCCTGTATTTCCTGGCGCTCCTGCCGCCGGGGCGCATCCTGCCCACTTTGGCCGCTTTCTGGGCCATGGCCCTGGCCGCCACGCTCTTTGGCCGGATGCATCTGGCCCAGAGCGCCCTGCGCGGCGCGATCATGGGCGTGGCGGCCCTGGCCGTTGCCGGCGGCGGTCTGGCTTTTGCCCTGACCTTCACCCCGCCGGTCGAGGCCGAGTGGGTGGCCTACACGCCTGAGACCTTTGCCGAGCGCCTGGGCCGGGACAATCTGGTCCTGGATTTCACGGCCGACTGGTGCCCGACCTGCAAGCTTCTGGAACGCACGGTCCTCACCCCGGCCCGGGTGGCCCAGTGGGGCACGCGCCACAAGGCCGTGTTCATGAAGGTGGATCTCACCCGGCAGACCCCGTCGGCCATGGCGCTTTTGCGCGCCCTGGGCAGCCAGTCCATTCCGGTGGCCGCCTTTTTCCCGGCTGGCGACGAGGCCAATGCCCCGCTTGTCCTGCGCGATCTCTTCACAGCCGGCCAGTTCGAGCAGGCCATGGACGAAGCCTTCAGCCGGCCCTACGCCCAACCGGCCGGCCTTCCGGCCGATTAAAACCGCTTTGTCAAGCCTGTCTGTTCCTCATTGCCCAGGACGGCGTAACCCCCGTGAGCGGCCGTCCGGCCCCGCCCCGACACCAGCATGGCAGAAACAGCCGCGCTAGGGGCGCGCTGCGGCAGATCCTCGGGTTCGATGTCGACAGCGCCCATGGTTCGTTCCTCCGCGTGATGCGAAAAAAAGGGGAGCGCCCTGGGCGCTCCCCTCAAAAAATCATCCACCAGCCGCCTGCGTGCGGCCTGGGCCAACCGGGCCGGCCCTATGGGTGGGCCGGGACCCCGCCGGCCGGGCCGATCGCCGCCACAGGCGTCGGAGCGGTCGTTTTCTTGGCGTGGACCATCTTAAAGCCCTTATCCAGCAGCTTGATCGTCTCGCGCTCCCGCACGCGGGGATTGCGCGAGCCCAAGACCACGGCGATCAACCGGGTGTCGCCGCGTTTGGCCGTGGCCACGATGTTGTAGCCCGAGGCGCACACAAACCCGGTTTTGAGTCCGTCCGCGCCTTCGTACCGGCCCAGGAGCGAATTGGCGTTATGCCGCTGGCGGTTGTTGTGGGTGAAATACTGCATGGAATGGATGGTCAGCGCCTTGGGGAACTGCTCCAGATAGGCCGCGGCCAATTTGAGCATGTCCCGGGCCGTGGTCACCTGCCCTTCGGCCGGCAGGCCGTTGGGATTGTGGAACACGGAATTGGTCATGCCCAGACGCTTGGCCGTGTCGTTCATAAGGGCCACGAACGCCTCGGCATTGCCGTTTTCCAGGTTGTCGGCAATGGCCATACAGGCGTCGTTGGCCGAGGCCACGGCAATACCCTGGATCAGGTCCGTGATCTTGACCTGTTCGCCGCTGCGCAGATGCATGTTGGACCCGCCCTGGGTCGCGGCCCGTCCGGACACCTCGATGACGTCCCAGGGCCGAAGCCTGCCCTGGCGGATGGCGTCAAAGAGGATGTACAGGGTCAGCACCTTGGTCAGGGAGGCCGGCGGGATCTGCACGTCGGGATTTTGCTCGTAGAGCACCTCCCCGGTGTTCATGTTCCACAGGATGGCCGATTTGACCGTGAGGGTGGGGACCGCGCAGGCCCCGATATCGCCCTCTTCGTTTTCAATGTCGGGGCTGACCGGCGGGGCGGCTTTCCGGCCGCGCCGGGGCTTTTTGGCCGGGCTCTCGGCCACGGCGGCCTTGGCGTGTCTGGACGGTTTTTCGGCCTTGGCCGCTTTGGCGGTCTTGGCTGTTTTGGGAGCCTTGGCCGCTTTTTCGGCCTTGGCCGGTTTGTGGGCGGCGGACCCGGCCGGGTGCTTCTCGGTGCGGCCGGTATCCTTGGCCAGGGCCTGGGCGTTTTCCACAACCGGAGCGGCGACAAAAACCAGGCTAGCCACGAGGGCTATGACCATGGCGCGAAGTACGTAGTGCATGTAGATGGATTCCCCTTGCGCGGCGAAAGGGCCAGACTTGGTGCCGGCGGTTGCGCCGGAAACGACGTTGCGCTTTTACCCGCGCCGATAAGGAAAGTCAAAACCCCGGATTCCCGGCGTTGCGCCCGGGGGGCGCTTGCCGTAGGATAGCCGCAGGAAGCGGGGAGACGTCTGGCCTCTCGCTTCTACCAGGGAGCCTTTCATGCCGCGTTTTGAGCTCGTCCAGCCCGTTTCGGCCGTCTGTTGCCGTGCCGGTGGCCGTCTTTCCGGTTGTCCTGCCCACCGCGTGCCGGGGTTGGTTGGGGTTGTGTCGTGCCGTAAGAAACCCTGCGACCGCCTTGACGCCGGCAGGCGCTGATCCCATCCATGGCCGATTCCCTTGATTTTCCAGACATCCAGGAGCGCCTGCTCGCCCTGGAAGAAGCCTTTGCCGACCACAATAGCTACCGGTTTAAAAAAACCATTGCCGAGTTGCGCCGGACCGTCAAAATGCGGGCCAACGCCACGGCCCTGGCCCAGGCCGAACTCCTTGACAGCCGCAAGGAAACCGAACGCAACCGCAAGCAATGCGTGGATTTGCAGGCCAAGCTCAAGACCGTGGTGGATCGCTTCGAGGGCAGCTTCACGGCCTTTGAAAAATTTCGCAAGGCCATCCGGGTCGTGGAACTCATGCGCGCCCATGAAGATCTGCCGGCCGTGCTCGATCGCATCAAGGACCTTTTCGGGCTGCGCGCCGTCAGCCTGCTGCTCGACGCCGGCGAATACGCCCCCTTTGAACCGCCCGGAGCCCGGCTGGCCGAGGCCGCCGAGCTGCGCAAGGGGCTGGCCGAACTCATGCCCAAGGCCACCGGCCCGGGACCGTTCATGGGGTCCATCAAAGCCGTGCCCAAACCGGAATTCTTCTTTGGCCCGGGCTTTTGCGCCGAACGCAAGGTGCTGCTTTTGGGTTCCTGCTTCATCTACCCGCTGCGCGACAAGTTCGGCCCGCAAAAGCTCGTCGGCATCCTAAGCTTTTTCGACTCCAACCCGGACCGCTACACCAGCGAGAAAGGCTCGGAATTCGCCACCCACTTCGCCGACATCCTGGGCTATACCATCGTCGACATCACGGATCGCAAAAAGGCCGAACGCCTGCGCGAAGACGTCGAGCGCATGACCCGCCACGATCTCAAGTCCCCGCTGACCGCCGTGCTCACCCTGCCCCAACTGTTGCGCCGCGACGGCAACCTGACCGAGCGGCAAAACGACATGTTAAGCCTCATGCAGCACGCCGGCTACCGGATGCTCAACATGATCAACCAGTCCCTTGATCTCTACCGCATGGAGCGCGGGGTCTACGAACTCTCGCCCCAGCAGGTGGATATTCTCCCCATCCTGGACAATATCGCCGGCGAGCTGCGCGGGGTCATTGAGGCCACGAACCTGAGCCTTGAGGTGACGGTGCGCGGGCGCGCCCGGGCCGAGGGGGATGCGTTTGCCGTGCGCGGCGAAGAAATGCTGCTCTATACCATGCTGTCCAACCTGATCAAAAATGCCCTGGAGGCCTCGCCAAACGGAGCGCGGGCGACAGTGGCCCTGACCGAGGGCCGCACCCTGGATGTGGCCGTGCACAACGCCGGGGCCGTGCCGGCTCCGGTGCGGGACCGGTTTTTCAGCAAATTCGCCACTGCCGGCAAGAAAGACGGCACCGGCCTTGGGGCCTACGGAGCCAAACTCATCGCCGAGACCCACGGGGCCAAAATCGCCATGGCCACCTCGGAACAAAAAGGCACCACCGTCACGGTGTCGTTCCCCAAGCCCCGGACCACGGACAAAACCGCCGTCGCCCGCTCGGGCATTCTCAAATAAAAAAAACGCCAAGGCCGGACCAGCGCCAGCCCGGTTTACACCCGGGCCGCCACCATGACGCCGGTGCGCCCGCTGCTGGCGGCGGCGGTCGCAGCCCCGGCCCGGTCATAGGCCCGAAGCGCCCGGCCGGTCGTTGGGGCGGAGGCTGTCTGGAGGCCGGTAGCAGCCGATCCGGCGGACGGTCCCGAAGCCGCCGCCAGGGAGGTCAGCACGACGGCCTGGCGGGCCAGGCCCTGGCCGCTGTCCCCGAAGTCGCGCCCGCCCAGGGCCGATCCGTCCGCGCCGGGCTCGGACGGCGTCACCGGGACGCTGCCCTGGCTCTGGATGGGCTGGACGGCCTGGCCCGCCCGGGCCGGTTCGGCGGCGGGACTCGTGACCGGCGGCGTGGGCGGCGCTTCGGGCACGACCGGAGCCTGGGCCGCATACAGCCCAAGCACTCCGTAGCCGCCGCTGTCCACCGCATCGATCATGGCCTGCTCCTGTCGGTTCGCTCCGTATCAAAAGCCCTATCGGTTCCCCAGGATCCCTTCTTTAGTCCCAAGGGGAAATACTGTAGGCTGCGCTGCGTATGACCACTCCCGACATCGCCATCTACGCCGTCACCGAAAAAGGGGCGCGCCTCGGCCAAACTCTCGCCGCAGCCCTTCCGTCCAGGCTCCACGCCCTGTCCCGGCTGGCCGTCCCGGAGGCCGCGCCGTTTGCCTCGCTTGCCGACCTTGTCGCCGGGACCTTTGCCCGGTTTCGCGCCCACATCTTCATCTGCGCCTGCGGCATCGCCGTGCGCTCCATTGCCCCGTTTGTCCGCGACAAGACGTCCGATCCGGCCGTGGTCTGCCTGGACGACACCGGCCATTTCGCGATAAGCCTGCTCTCCGGCCATCTGGGCGGCGCCAACGATCTGGCCCGGCGCGTGGCCGACCTGACCGGGGCCATGCCCGTTGTCACCACGGCCACTGACGCGGCCGGCGCCCCGGCCATCGAACTGCTGGCCCGGGACCTCGGCCTTGGCCTGGACAATCCCGTGGCCACCCGCCGGATCAATGCCGCCCTGGCCGCCGGCCAACCCGTGGCCGTCTTCGATCCCCTGGGTCTATTTGCCGTGACGCACGCCAAGGCGCTCAACCATTTCGAATGGGTGGCCGCCCCGGAACAGGTTGCGCCGGACTCGCCCCTGATCCTGGTGGACTGGCGCACCGGCCCGCACACGCCAACGCGCCTGTATCTGCGCCCCCGGGTGCTCACGGCCGGCGTGGGCTGTCGCCGGGGGACCCCGGCCGCCGACATTTTGTCCCTGCTCGACCATGTCTGCCGGGAGCGCCGGCTGGCCCCGGGAAGCCTGGCCGCCCTGGCCAGCATCGAGGCCAAGCGCGACGAGGTCGGGCTTCTGGAAGCGGCCCGGACCCTCGGCCTGGACATCCTTTTTTTCACTGCCGACCAACTGGCCGGCGTCAGCGTGCCCCACCCCTCGGCGGTGGTGGCCAAACATATGGGAGTGGGCAGCGTATGCGAGGCCGCGGCAATACTGGCGACGGGGGGAGGCAGACTGCTGGCTCCGAAAACAAGGACCGGCTTTTCCACGGCAGCCATCGCCCTGGCTCGCTGACCGTGGTGGGCCTTGGCCCAGGCGACCCTGCCCTCCTGGCTCCCATGGCCCAGACGGCCTTGCAGGCGGCCGACATGGTGGTCGGCTACACCGCCTATATCGAGCTTGTGCCGCCGCCGCTGCTGGCCGGCAAGACCGTGGCCGCCACCGGCATGACCCACGAAGTGGCCCGCTGCCGCACCGCCCTGGAAGCCGCGGCCGAAGGCCGGCGGGTGGTGCTCGTCTCCAGCGGCGACGCCGGAGTCTACGGCATGGCCGGACTGGCCCTGGAAATGCTGACCACCCTTGGCCTGGACGGGCATGTCGCCTTTACCGTGGTGCCGGGAATCCCGGCGGTCTGCGCCGCAGCCGCCCTGCTCGGCGCGCCGCTCACCCACGATTTCGCCGTCGTAAGCCTCTCCGACCTGCTCACGCCCCGGCCGGTCATCGAACAACGCCTGGAAGCCGCCTTTGCCGCCGATTTCGTCGTGGCCATCTACAACCCGCGCTCCCGAAAACGCGCCGGCCACCTGACCGCCGCCCTGGCCTGCGCCGCCCGCCACCGCAGCCCCGAAACCCCCGTCGGCATGGTCAAAAGCGCCTTTCGCCCGGCCCAGGCCATCCGCGTCACCCCGCTTTCCGCCGCCGACCCGGCCTGGGCCGATATGCTCACCATCGTCATTGTCGGCAACAGCGCCAGCCGCATGGCTGCCGGACGCATCCTCACCCCGCGCGGCTATAGCGGCAAGTACGACCTGGGACAGTAATTTCCGACTGCTGCAGGACGGAATCTACCGTCTTTTCCGGCCAGTACACCTTGACAGCCTGTCCAGGCTGGCCGTACACCCTCTAAGTGAACAATTATTCTTGGAAGGAGGTGTGAGGAATGAAAAAGGCATTGTTATCGTGTCTCATGTGTGCAGCGTTGGTGGGCTTCGTGGCCCTGCCCGTGGTGCAGGCCGTGGATGCCCCGGCTGATGGCGTCATCAAGGCCCCCGAGGGCTTTGC
The window above is part of the Desulfovibrio sp. TomC genome. Proteins encoded here:
- a CDS encoding chemotaxis protein CheX, with product MKPTDAEVAKPFVDATRHVLTMMAQLDPKPGKPYVKKASAAAGDVSAVVGLTGDRNGSISISFSKKCAIAVVKNMLGDDIADIIQDAKDAVGEITNMISGQARAGLSQLGLNLSSSTPTVIFGDNHTISHITSGPVVAIPFSTEYGDFTLEFCFE
- a CDS encoding protein-disulfide reductase DsbD family protein → MAPTRLADCDRFPPRPRARRFRPACNGLLLAALVLSILCLDGLSLAGAQPPTTDRPDLRTVAAVPAAATAGPAGLPAAQAISQPAATPAAPEPVAAAAAQQLPARLEPALFRLPKGDPSGQILAVVTLVSAPGWHAYAVGPAESGQSARANLTAGDIQAPALFPPGIPTPDPLEPEKTVLIYEGRTPIFVPLSDQARSAPVLSGEIRVFSCSDTSCWPSTLAVSLPLAELAVVDLPQAETQPWWPLFLALRNAALASPLTACPDPSLPASLLHPPVAAVPATPAAASPAQPATPSLTPRSFTPALEVSGLLKAAMLAFAAGFILNFMPCVLPVVSLKLSGLLAISGEEGKLERRRILREHNFFFALGIVVYFLLLSLILGAFGLAWGEMFQSPGLAIVVAVVLFALSLSLFGVFHLPVVDLKISSGTRGHTRRGAFLTGALTTLLATPCSGPFLGGVLAWTLLQPQHVIMTVFTAIGLGMASPYAVLAIWPRLVRLLPRPGAWMQSLERAMAFVLAATCLYFLALLPPGRILPTLAAFWAMALAATLFGRMHLAQSALRGAIMGVAALAVAGGGLAFALTFTPPVEAEWVAYTPETFAERLGRDNLVLDFTADWCPTCKLLERTVLTPARVAQWGTRHKAVFMKVDLTRQTPSAMALLRALGSQSIPVAAFFPAGDEANAPLVLRDLFTAGQFEQAMDEAFSRPYAQPAGLPAD
- a CDS encoding D-alanyl-D-alanine carboxypeptidase family protein — translated: MHYVLRAMVIALVASLVFVAAPVVENAQALAKDTGRTEKHPAGSAAHKPAKAEKAAKAPKTAKTAKAAKAEKPSRHAKAAVAESPAKKPRRGRKAAPPVSPDIENEEGDIGACAVPTLTVKSAILWNMNTGEVLYEQNPDVQIPPASLTKVLTLYILFDAIRQGRLRPWDVIEVSGRAATQGGSNMHLRSGEQVKITDLIQGIAVASANDACMAIADNLENGNAEAFVALMNDTAKRLGMTNSVFHNPNGLPAEGQVTTARDMLKLAAAYLEQFPKALTIHSMQYFTHNNRQRHNANSLLGRYEGADGLKTGFVCASGYNIVATAKRGDTRLIAVVLGSRNPRVRERETIKLLDKGFKMVHAKKTTAPTPVAAIGPAGGVPAHP
- a CDS encoding sensor histidine kinase, which translates into the protein MADSLDFPDIQERLLALEEAFADHNSYRFKKTIAELRRTVKMRANATALAQAELLDSRKETERNRKQCVDLQAKLKTVVDRFEGSFTAFEKFRKAIRVVELMRAHEDLPAVLDRIKDLFGLRAVSLLLDAGEYAPFEPPGARLAEAAELRKGLAELMPKATGPGPFMGSIKAVPKPEFFFGPGFCAERKVLLLGSCFIYPLRDKFGPQKLVGILSFFDSNPDRYTSEKGSEFATHFADILGYTIVDITDRKKAERLREDVERMTRHDLKSPLTAVLTLPQLLRRDGNLTERQNDMLSLMQHAGYRMLNMINQSLDLYRMERGVYELSPQQVDILPILDNIAGELRGVIEATNLSLEVTVRGRARAEGDAFAVRGEEMLLYTMLSNLIKNALEASPNGARATVALTEGRTLDVAVHNAGAVPAPVRDRFFSKFATAGKKDGTGLGAYGAKLIAETHGAKIAMATSEQKGTTVTVSFPKPRTTDKTAVARSGILK
- a CDS encoding cobalt-precorrin 5A hydrolase, whose translation is MTTPDIAIYAVTEKGARLGQTLAAALPSRLHALSRLAVPEAAPFASLADLVAGTFARFRAHIFICACGIAVRSIAPFVRDKTSDPAVVCLDDTGHFAISLLSGHLGGANDLARRVADLTGAMPVVTTATDAAGAPAIELLARDLGLGLDNPVATRRINAALAAGQPVAVFDPLGLFAVTHAKALNHFEWVAAPEQVAPDSPLILVDWRTGPHTPTRLYLRPRVLTAGVGCRRGTPAADILSLLDHVCRERRLAPGSLAALASIEAKRDEVGLLEAARTLGLDILFFTADQLAGVSVPHPSAVVAKHMGVGSVCEAAAILATGGGRLLAPKTRTGFSTAAIALAR
- the cobJ gene encoding precorrin-3B C(17)-methyltransferase, which produces MAQTALQAADMVVGYTAYIELVPPPLLAGKTVAATGMTHEVARCRTALEAAAEGRRVVLVSSGDAGVYGMAGLALEMLTTLGLDGHVAFTVVPGIPAVCAAAALLGAPLTHDFAVVSLSDLLTPRPVIEQRLEAAFAADFVVAIYNPRSRKRAGHLTAALACAARHRSPETPVGMVKSAFRPAQAIRVTPLSAADPAWADMLTIVIVGNSASRMAAGRILTPRGYSGKYDLGQ